Proteins encoded in a region of the Triticum dicoccoides isolate Atlit2015 ecotype Zavitan chromosome 3A, WEW_v2.0, whole genome shotgun sequence genome:
- the LOC119270373 gene encoding alpha-glucosidase 2-like — MARGGATRRPPRSHGDPEPGAPRPAATAAAAARRGRRSWWHQLPAPLTRFMPASPGTLLLWVTFISFLVYFSWPYVEFRLAKRGMERSVTPLDAPLMMDLPQFQGEHQESLYWGTYRPNLYLGIRARTPRSLLAGLMWLDMRNGQYSLRHTCQDFDKLIKHGWEAHNGRDYGRQELIDHALRLTTSFLKEKGEGSGYGGDWVVRLEAQDKRSSLSEAQQSATHLFFYIADEDRNLITVGSHETYLSGHALLAFGLHDDIGGWELHLGSKDNVEIHRAGFQSINMHELTDLVEQTLRKNEMQTGNLNLPDMIEDSSNIMIYQVSIKLPAIIDIVFLSGAGLDNSMIAERVKRLTGPMLSMRLESKQKHFEERYNHIFNVNNKILSKELSVGRVALSSLLGGIGYFFGQSKIAFPKSFIQKYGDKHIPYWPAALYTAVPSRSFFPRGFLWHEGFHQLVIWRWDAQISMDIIGHWLDLINADGWIPTDQILGAESLSLVPEKFVLQDPSNGNPLTLFLAIHDLASGMRANQFSGEEAEKISTFLERAYVRLNSCFQWFNSRQSGKYEGTFFWHGRDSITIRELNPKTSTSGLDDYPRASHPNDDERHVDLRCWMLLATKCMRLIAELLKMDTYLEKDYYNLSIQLSDFGTLNKMHLDVKSGGYFDYGKHTEKVRLRWYELEGKYAMRRVLLRETLQPHLQLVPHVGYVSLFPFMMGAIPPESWVLEKQLDIISDRSILWTDYGIRSLSRTSSMYMKRNMPHAAPSWRGPIWINMNYMILSALHHYSHADGPYMGRAGELYDELRSNLIRNIVHNYHETGFFWEKYDQKNRGKGKGARSYTGWSSLIVLIMSESYLSIADLSN, encoded by the exons ATGGCCAGAGGTGGCGCCACACGGCGTCCCCCCAGGAGCCACGGGGACCCTGAACCGGGCGCGCCCCGGCCCGCCGCGACCGCCGCCGCGGCAGCGCGGCGCGGTCGGCGCAGTTGGTGGCATCAGCTTCCCGCACCCTTGACGCGCTTCATGCCCGCAAGCCCCGGGACCCTGCTTCTCTGGGTGACCTTCATCAGCTTCCTGGTATACTTCTCATGGCCGTATGTGGAGTTTCGTTTGGCGAAGCGCGGGATGGAACGCTCAGTGACGCCACTTGATGCGCCCCTGATGATGGATCTTCCTCAG TTCCAAGGCGAACATCAGGAGAGCTTGTATTGGGGAACTTACAGGCCGAACTTATATCTGGGAATTCGTGCTAG AACCCCACGATCTCTCTTAGCTGGGTTGATGTGGCTTGACATgagaaatggacaatattctcttcGTCACACTTGCCAAGATTTTGATAAGCTTATCAAGCATGGGTGGGAGGCTCACAATGGCAGGGACTATGGACGTCAAGAGTTGATTGATCATGCTTTACGTTTGACCACTAGCTTCCTCAAAGAGAAAGGAGAGGGAAGTGGCTACGGTGGAGATTGGGTTGTTCGACTGGAGGCACAGGACAAGAG GTCAAGTTTAAGTGAAGCCCAACAAAGCGCAACACATCTATTCTTCTATATTGCCGACGAAGATAGAAATTTGATCACTGTGGGCTCACATGAGACTTATTTAAGTGGTCATGCTCTTTTGGCGTTTGGGTTACATGACGATATTGGTGGCTGGGAGCTCCATTTGGGATCTAAG GACAATGTGGAAATTCACAGAGCTGGGTTCCAGTCGATCAACATGCATGAACTAACTGATCTTGTTGAGCAAACACTAAGGAAAAAT GAAATGCAAACTGGGAACCTTAACCTACCAGACATGATTGAAGACTCTTCAAATATAATGATCTATCAG GTTTCCATAAAACTTCCTGCCATAATAGACATAGTGTTCTTGTCAGGAGCTGGCTTAGACAATTCAATGATTGCAGAGCGTGTTAAAAGGCTGACAG GTCCCATGCTGAGCATGCGCCTTGAATCAAAACAGAAGCATTTTGAAGAGAGATACAATCACATTTTCAATGTCAATAATAAG ATCCTATCCAAAGAACTATCTGTTGGTAGAGTCGCCTTGTCAAGTCTTCTTGGTGGTATCGGCTACTTCTTCGGGCAGTCAAAAATTGCATTCCCAAAAAGTTTCATT CAAAAATATGGCGATAAACATATTCCATATTGGCCTGCAGCGCTATATACAGCCGTCCCAAGTCGCTCATTCTTCCCTAGGGGATTCCTGTGGCACGAGGGCTTCCATCAGTTAGTCATTTG GCGCTGGGATGCTCAGATATCCATGGATATAATTGGTCATTGGTTAGATCTAATTAATGCAGATGGATGGATTCCAACAGACCAAATCTTAGGAGCTGAATCATTAAG CCTAGTACCCGAGAAGTTTGTTCTGCAGGACCCTTCCAATGGAAACCCTCTGACCTTATTTCTTGCGATACATG ACTTGGCAAGTGGCATGCGTGCAAACCAGTTTTCGGGTGAGGAAGCTGAAAAAATTTCCACTTTCCTTGAAAGGGCTTATGTACGGCTGAATTCTTGTTTTCAGTGGTTCAACAGTAGACAATCTG GGAAGTATGAAGGGACTTTTTTTTGGCATGGAAGAGACAGTATAACGATACGGGAGTTGAACCCAAAG ACATCGACATCTGGTTTGGATGACTATCCTCGTGCGTCTCACCCTAATGATGATGAACGCCATGTTGATCTTCGATGTTGGATGCTTCTTGCTACAAAATGTATGCGGTTAATTGCAGAATTGCTTAAAATGGACACCTATCTTGAGAAG GATTACTATAATCTGTCAATTCAACTTTCGGATTTTGGGACCCTTAACAAG ATGCACTTGGATGTTAAAAGTGGTGGCTATTTTGATTATGGTAAACATACAGAAAAG GTTCGGTTGAGATGGTATGAATTAGAAGGTAAGTATGCCATGAGACGGGTACTTTTAAGAGAGACATTACAGCCTCATCTGCAATTAGTACCCCATGTTGGTTATGTCAGCCTTTTCCCCTTCATGATGGGGGCCATTCCACCA GAATCATGGGTTCTTGAGAAGCAGCTGGACATCATATCTGATAGGTCTATCTTGTGGACGGATTATGGCATTCGGTCACTTTCTAGAACAAG TTCAATGTACATGAAGCGTAATATGCCACATGCTGCTCCGTCTTGGAGAGGTCCAATTTGGATAAACATGAACTACATGATTCTTTCGGCACTTCATCACTACTCACACG CGGACGGCCCGTACATGGGCAGGGCAGGTGAGCTGTATGATGAACTAAGATCGAACCTGATTCG GAATATTGTGCATAATTACCATGAGACAGGCTTCTTCTGGGAGAAGTATGACCAGAAGAACAGAGGCAAGGGGAAGGGCGCGAGGTCATATACAGGATGGAGTTCACTTATAGTTTTGATAATGTCAGAGTCATACCTTAGCATTGCCGACTTATCCAATTAG